Below is a window of Photobacterium atrarenae DNA.
CGCCAGCTTTTAAGTTGGGTTGTTGTCGGGGCTTTAATTAGTCCTTTATCTTCAATGATTTAATGTCGAATCGTCTTCTTATTGTCGCTCTAGTCATTATGCCATGAGTTAAACTCATTCGCTTCAGGGCTGAAATGTTACAAAAATGTTCCCCATGGTGAACAACAGGTAACAAGGAATGTCCATGAAGAATCTCAGAGCACTGACGTTTTACCCTGCATTTATTTGCATGCTGATTACGGTTTATTTCACGGTGCAGGATAAAGCGTTTTTTATTGAAACGACCTCGGCGATTAATAATCTGATCATTGATGATCTGTCGTGGTTATTTTCGCTCTCAGCGGTACTGGCCGTGATGCTGGTGGTGTATGTGTTTTTTGCCCCCATCAGCCGGGTCAAAATTGGTGGTGAAGATGCCACGCCGATCCTCTCGCCGTTTAAATGGTTTGCCGTGTCGCTGACCACTGTCATCGCGATGGGGATCCTGTTCTGGTCGGTGGCTGAGCCCATCGTGCATTACTACAACCCGCCGGCTTACTTAAACATTGAACCTCACTCTGCCGCGGCAGTGCGGTTCTCCATGTCGACCATTTTCGTACACTGGACGATCACCCCTTACTGTATCTATACCGTTTCCAGTCTGGTGTTCGCGCTGGCGCTGTATAACCTCAAGATGAAGTTTTCCATCGGTTCCATGCTGCGTCCGTTTGTCGGCAAGCTGATCGACGGGCCGGTCGGGGATGCGATTGATGGCCTGGCGCTGTTTGCCGTGGTGATGGGGATGTCTGCGACGCTCACGTCCGGCATTCTGGTGATTGGCGATGGTCTGACCGGCACCCTGGGAATGGCGACCTCTCCTGTGATGTATGGGGGTATTGCGCTGGTGATTATCGGCACGGCGCTGTTCTCTGCCTCAACCGGCCTGCATCGCGGTATTCAGATCCTGTCGCGGATCAATACCTGGTTCTATTTCGGCGCGATTGCATTCATTTTCCTTCTCGGCCCGACCAGCTACATCCTGTCGCTGGGCGTGGAAACCTTCGGGATTTACCTGTCTGAGTTCTTCCAGCGCAATATGGTGACCGGCGCTTCCGGCAACTCGCAGTGGCCGGGCTGGTGGACGGTGGCTTTCTTTGCCAGCTGGTTTGCCTGGGCGCCATTAACCTCGCTGTTCCTGGGTAAGATCGCCCGTGGCTACACAGTGCGCCAGTTCATTATCGTCAATGTGATGCTGCCGTGCCTGTTCGGGTTCTTCTGGTTCAGCACGTTCAGCGGCACTTCGATCTACCTCGACGATTTACTGGATGGTGAGCTGTACCGTGCGTACCAGGAAACTGGCTTTGCCTCGGTGATTTACGTGTTGTTTGATCAGTTCCCGCTGTCCTCGATTGTCAGCACCCTGTTTGTCCTGGTCTGTTTCATTACCTTCATTACGGCAGCGGACTCCAACACCGATGCGATTGGCGGCCTGTGCACGGAAGGCACCGATGCCGAACACCTGACATCGCCATTGTGGATCAAAGCGTTCTGGGGCCTGTCGATTGCGTTCGTTGCCTGGATCAGCGCCAGCTACATCGGGGTTGATGCGGTGAAAATGCTGTTCAACCTGGCTGGGCTGCCCGGGATGCTGATTGTCATCGGGGCAGGTCTATCACTTATCAAACTGATTTCTATGGTCAAGGTCGTTGACGGGAAAGCGATCCTCGAGCCCGCCAGCGAAACAGACTCCGCGCCGGATAGCCCGCGCAACTTCTTTTCAATTCTCGGTAAATAAGAGGGATTCAAAATGGAATATGTACAACTAGGACAATCAGGGCTTCGTGTTTCCCGTCTGTGTCTGGGCACCATGAACATGGGCTCGAAAGAATGGAAACCGTGGATTTTTAATGAGAAAGAGAGTGAGCCCATTATTCGTCATGCGCTGGATCATGGGGTGAACTTTATTGACCTGGCGGACTTCTATTCGATTGGCGCCGGGGAAGAAGTGGTCTGTAATGTGCTCAACCGGATCGGCCAGCGCGATCGGCTGATTGTCACCACCAAGGTGGGCTATGCCATGAACGATGATGTCAATGGCTATGGTCATTCGCGCAAGCACATCATGGACTCGATTGATGCTTCGCTGAAGCGGATGAACATGGATTATGTCGATATCTACATGCTCCATTACTTCGACACCTCAACACCGGTTGAAGAGACCATGGAGGCGCTGAACGATATCGTCCGTAGCGGGAAAGCGCGTTATATCGGAGTGTCGACCATGTACACCTGGCAACTGGCGAAAATTCTTCAGGTGTGCGAGCGCAACGGCTGGGTCAAGCCAATCAACATGCAGCTTCAGCTCAACTGTGCCTACCGGGAAGAAGAGCGGGAAATGATCCCATTCTGCATGGATCAGGGCATTGGGGTGTCGGTCTTCAGCCCGCTGGCACGCGGCATTCTGACCAATGATTTGCAATCGACGCGGAATAAGACCGATTTCTTCACCGCGGAAATGTACAACGATAAAGTGTCGTTTGAAATTGCCCAGTCGGTGGCCCGGGTTGCGGAGCACCGTGGTTGTACACCAGCCCAGATCGCCCAGGCCTGGGTGCTGTCAAAACCTCAGGTGTCTTCGATGCTGGTTGGGGCAGATACAAAAGCGCAGTTTGACAGCGCGCTGGCCGCGCTGGAAACCAAGCTGACCGATGAAGAGCTTTATGAGCTGGATCGGAACTACACGCCGTGTGATCTGATTAATGATTACACCGCAGGCCAGCGGATCCCGCGCGATCCTCGTCCGGTAAAAGGTATTTTTGGCTGATATCGTCATAAATTTCTATCTGTTTTACTGTATTAGTTTTCCCTTGAGTTTGCCCCGGCTGGTCCGGGGCTTTTTTCGTTTCAGGATGCGCTCCGGGAGCCCGTTTGATGTATCCCTCCGGCGGGTTGCCGGTGCTTTATAAAATTGTTTTCTTTTTGTTGTTTTTTCTCGGTTTGACAGCGTTTACTTAGAAAGTGATGGCTATCACTTTTTCTCATGCTTTCTATCGATCCTATCTCCATTTTTTCTGCATTTTTGCGTCGTTTAACCCAGGTGATGACTTTAGCTGATTCGACCATGAGAATTTATGAGTGTCTGGTTTGTTACATATCAATAACAATTAATGTCACTAACAAACAGCAAACATAACAAGGACAAGTGATGACAATGTTAGAGACAAAATTCAGCAGCTCAAATCGTAAGATTGACCCGTCCAGACGACGGGCGACGCAGTTTAAGCCGGACGGCTCAGTCAATGATAATGACCGGGTTGAAATTGGTCCGACGGACCTGGCTTTTGCCGAGTGGGAGGCGCTGGGCCTGACCCCGCCGAACCTGGCGTCTATGCGTGAATATCGTCTGGGGCGTATTGTTCAGCAACTGCAGCAAAGGGACTTAGCCGGCATTTTGCTGTTTGATCCGCTCAACATTCGCTATGCGACTGATTCCACCAACATGCAGTTGTGGATCACCCATAACCATGCGCGTGCCTGCTTTGTTTCTGCCAGCGGTTATATCGTGCTGTGGGATTTCCATAACTGTGAACATCTGTCCGCGCACCTGCCGCTGGTGAAAGAAATTCGTGGCGGCGCCTCGTTTTTTTATTTTGAGACCGGTGATCGCACCCATGAGCATGCCGCGCATTTTGCCAAAGAAATTCAATCTCTGGTGAAAACCCATGGTGGTGAGAACCAACGCATTGCGGTCGATAAAATCGAAATTGCCGGCCTGCGCGAGCTGGACAAGCTGGGACTGTCAATTTTCGACGGTCAGGAAGTAATGGAGCTTGCCCGGGCGGTGAAAAATGAAGATGAGATTAACGCCATGCGTTGCTCTATTGCTTCAACCGAAATCGCGATGCGGGAAATGCAGAAAGCCACGGTCCCAGGCGTGACTGAGAATGATATCTGGTCGGTTTTGCACGCCGAGAACATCAAGCGGGGTGGGGAATGGATTGAATGCCGGATCCTGTCATCCGGTCCGAGAACAAACCCGTGGTTCCAGGAATGCGGCCCGCGGGTGGTGAAATCAGGGGAGCTGCTGGCGTTTGATACCGACCTGATCGGCCCTTATGGTTTCTGCGCCGATATCTCCCGTACCTGGTTGATTGGGGATGTGGAAGCAACACAAGAGCAACGGCGCCTGTACCGCACCGCCTACGAGCATATTCAGCATAACATGGAGATCCTCAAACCCGGTATGACGTTCAGCGAAGTGACTGAATCGGGCTTACTGCTGCCACCGGAGTTCCGCGCGCAGCGGTATGGCGTGATGATGCACGGGGTCGGCTTGTGCGATGAATACCCGTCGATCCGTTACCCCGAAGATCTGGCTGAGCACGGCTACAGCGGTGTCCTGGAGCCGGGGATGGCGCTGTGTGTCGAAGCTTATGTGGGTGAAGTCGGGGGTCTGGAAGGGGTCAAGCTGGAAGATCAGGTGATTATTACGGAAGACGGCTTTGAAAACCTGACCAACTATCCGTTTGAAGCTGAGCTGCTGAAATAAGGGGGAAGGGAAGATGAAAGTCTCACCATGGAAGTTGCATCATAAATCACTGGTTTGTCTGGGTTCGCTGAGTGTGCTGGCGGTCTTTTTTGTGGCGGTCATTATTGCCCCGCAAGCCAGTACCCAATTGTTTAACGACATTAAAGATACCATCAGTGTTCATTTCTCCTGGTTCTATATGGGCAGTGTGGCGCTGTTTATGGCGATTCTGGCTTACTGCGCGTTCAGCTCTGCCGGGAACATCAAGCTTGGCCAGCCCGGCGATCGACCGGAGTTCAGCTACTTTTCCTGGGGTGCGATGTTGTTCAGCACCGGGATGGGGATTGGCTTGGTGTTTTTTGGCGTCGCTGAGCCGGTGATGCATTATATGAGTCCGCCTGTCGTGGATGCACAGTCTGACGTCGCTGTCCGCGATGCCATCAACATTACTTTTTTCCACTGGGGCGTCAATGCCTGGGCAATCTATACCATTGTGGCTTTGGTGATCTCATATTCGGCCTATCGCAAAGGGTTGCCGATTGAAATGCGAAGCGCGTTGTATCCGGTTCTTGGCGATAAGATCCACGGGCCGATTGGTCAATTTGTTGATATCTTTGCGGTGCTGGCAACCGTGGTGGGTATCGTGACCCCGCTTGGGTTCGGGGTGCAGCAGATCAACGCCGGACTGGAATATGTCTTTGGCTTTGAGCAGAGTATCGACCATCAGATCTTACTGATTGCGATCATCGGATTTGTCACTTGCATCTCTCTGATCCTGGGCCTCAAGCGCGGTATCAAACTGCTGTCTGTGGTCAATATTGCCGTGGCGATTGCCTTGATGCTGTATGTGTTCCTGGTATCTGAGAGCACCTATATTCTGAACTCAACCATAGAGAATGTCGGGAACTACCTGACCAGCTTTATTCCGCTCACTTTTGAAACTTACAGTTACAGCAACCCGGACTGGTTCTATGGCTGGACGCTGTTCTACTGGGCTTGGTGGATTGCCTTTGCGGCCCCGACCGGCTTGTTCATTGCCCGTATTTCCAAAGGCCGCACGATCCGCGAGTTTGTGGTGGGTGTGCTGGTGATCCCGGTCGGCTTTTCTATCGCCTGGATCACAGTGTTTGGCAACAGTGCGATTGACCTGATCCATAACCAGGGCGTTACCGAGCTGGGAACGGCGGTGATGGAAAACTCCTCGACGGCTTTGTTTAAGTTCTTTGAGGTGCTGTCTGAGTGGAATATTGCCAGCTATCTGGCCCTGTTCAGTATCTTTGTCTTTTTCATTACCACCTCGGATTCCGGCACCCTGGTGATTAACACGCTGACTTCTGAGCAACAGGAAAATGCACCGGTTTACCAGCGTGTGTTCTGGGTTGTGGCTATTTCGGTGATCACCATCATGCTGCTGCAGTCCGGCGGGATGGGGGCCATTCAGTCAGTGCTGGTGATCCTGGGATGCCCGTTTGCGGTGATTGTTACTGTGATGTGTATCGGTTTTATGAAAGATATCTTCCAGCAAGCCAAAGCGACAGAGGCACTGAAGTTGAGCCACGAACGTTACGCTTCAGATAAAATCTCTTAACCCCCGCGACGGTTGACGTCACTCCGATCGGCCCGGCTGGGCCGATCTCCTTTCAGAATAAATCCAGCGCCCGGTCTTTGAGCCACTCGCAGAAATTATCCACCTTGCCGATCCCAAGCTTTGCCGGAGACACTTTCAGGGTATAGCCGTAACGGCTGCGTGCCTGGAGCGGGCTGAACTGGATCAACGCCCCGCTTTTCAGTGAAAAATCAACCATGTTCTGATCGACAATCGCATAACCGCTGCCGGCAATCGCGGCGTTGATCACTTGCTCCTGGGTGCTCATGGTGATCCCGGGTGCGTGCCCGGCGGGCAGGGGAATATCGGCCGCGGCGAGCCAATCGGCCCAACTGGGCAGGTGATCCCCTTTGTGACGGATATGCAGCATCCGATGGGCATTCTGCTCCAGCTTCATGCAATCAGACAGCAGGTCCTGATTACACACCGCAATATACTTTTCGACGAACAGGATGCGATCTTTTTCGAGATGGCGGTTAATTTCCTCGAAACAGATCTCCAGATCAAAACTGACCCCTTCTTCTTTGTCGGTATACAGGTGCAACTCGTACTGGGGAAAGAGCTGGGCAAAACTGCCGATCCGCGGGCTCAGCCAGCGGGAGCAGAAGGTCGGCGGGGCCAAAATGGTCAGCCGCT
It encodes the following:
- a CDS encoding BCCT family transporter, with translation MKNLRALTFYPAFICMLITVYFTVQDKAFFIETTSAINNLIIDDLSWLFSLSAVLAVMLVVYVFFAPISRVKIGGEDATPILSPFKWFAVSLTTVIAMGILFWSVAEPIVHYYNPPAYLNIEPHSAAAVRFSMSTIFVHWTITPYCIYTVSSLVFALALYNLKMKFSIGSMLRPFVGKLIDGPVGDAIDGLALFAVVMGMSATLTSGILVIGDGLTGTLGMATSPVMYGGIALVIIGTALFSASTGLHRGIQILSRINTWFYFGAIAFIFLLGPTSYILSLGVETFGIYLSEFFQRNMVTGASGNSQWPGWWTVAFFASWFAWAPLTSLFLGKIARGYTVRQFIIVNVMLPCLFGFFWFSTFSGTSIYLDDLLDGELYRAYQETGFASVIYVLFDQFPLSSIVSTLFVLVCFITFITAADSNTDAIGGLCTEGTDAEHLTSPLWIKAFWGLSIAFVAWISASYIGVDAVKMLFNLAGLPGMLIVIGAGLSLIKLISMVKVVDGKAILEPASETDSAPDSPRNFFSILGK
- a CDS encoding aldo/keto reductase; this encodes MEYVQLGQSGLRVSRLCLGTMNMGSKEWKPWIFNEKESEPIIRHALDHGVNFIDLADFYSIGAGEEVVCNVLNRIGQRDRLIVTTKVGYAMNDDVNGYGHSRKHIMDSIDASLKRMNMDYVDIYMLHYFDTSTPVEETMEALNDIVRSGKARYIGVSTMYTWQLAKILQVCERNGWVKPINMQLQLNCAYREEEREMIPFCMDQGIGVSVFSPLARGILTNDLQSTRNKTDFFTAEMYNDKVSFEIAQSVARVAEHRGCTPAQIAQAWVLSKPQVSSMLVGADTKAQFDSALAALETKLTDEELYELDRNYTPCDLINDYTAGQRIPRDPRPVKGIFG
- the dddP gene encoding dimethylsulfonioproprionate lyase DddP — encoded protein: MTMLETKFSSSNRKIDPSRRRATQFKPDGSVNDNDRVEIGPTDLAFAEWEALGLTPPNLASMREYRLGRIVQQLQQRDLAGILLFDPLNIRYATDSTNMQLWITHNHARACFVSASGYIVLWDFHNCEHLSAHLPLVKEIRGGASFFYFETGDRTHEHAAHFAKEIQSLVKTHGGENQRIAVDKIEIAGLRELDKLGLSIFDGQEVMELARAVKNEDEINAMRCSIASTEIAMREMQKATVPGVTENDIWSVLHAENIKRGGEWIECRILSSGPRTNPWFQECGPRVVKSGELLAFDTDLIGPYGFCADISRTWLIGDVEATQEQRRLYRTAYEHIQHNMEILKPGMTFSEVTESGLLLPPEFRAQRYGVMMHGVGLCDEYPSIRYPEDLAEHGYSGVLEPGMALCVEAYVGEVGGLEGVKLEDQVIITEDGFENLTNYPFEAELLK
- a CDS encoding BCCT family transporter, which produces MKVSPWKLHHKSLVCLGSLSVLAVFFVAVIIAPQASTQLFNDIKDTISVHFSWFYMGSVALFMAILAYCAFSSAGNIKLGQPGDRPEFSYFSWGAMLFSTGMGIGLVFFGVAEPVMHYMSPPVVDAQSDVAVRDAINITFFHWGVNAWAIYTIVALVISYSAYRKGLPIEMRSALYPVLGDKIHGPIGQFVDIFAVLATVVGIVTPLGFGVQQINAGLEYVFGFEQSIDHQILLIAIIGFVTCISLILGLKRGIKLLSVVNIAVAIALMLYVFLVSESTYILNSTIENVGNYLTSFIPLTFETYSYSNPDWFYGWTLFYWAWWIAFAAPTGLFIARISKGRTIREFVVGVLVIPVGFSIAWITVFGNSAIDLIHNQGVTELGTAVMENSSTALFKFFEVLSEWNIASYLALFSIFVFFITTSDSGTLVINTLTSEQQENAPVYQRVFWVVAISVITIMLLQSGGMGAIQSVLVILGCPFAVIVTVMCIGFMKDIFQQAKATEALKLSHERYASDKIS
- a CDS encoding LysR family transcriptional regulator translates to MRTLPPLNSLKVFETAGECLNFTLAARNLNVTQGAVSRQIRQLEEYLGVSLFTRTPGKLELTAAGLELLQVIQGSFSEIEKEIASIRDPNLRQRLTILAPPTFCSRWLSPRIGSFAQLFPQYELHLYTDKEEGVSFDLEICFEEINRHLEKDRILFVEKYIAVCNQDLLSDCMKLEQNAHRMLHIRHKGDHLPSWADWLAAADIPLPAGHAPGITMSTQEQVINAAIAGSGYAIVDQNMVDFSLKSGALIQFSPLQARSRYGYTLKVSPAKLGIGKVDNFCEWLKDRALDLF